One genomic window of Etheostoma spectabile isolate EspeVRDwgs_2016 chromosome 7, UIUC_Espe_1.0, whole genome shotgun sequence includes the following:
- the tnnc1a gene encoding troponin C type 1a (slow): MNDIYKAAVEQLTEEQKNEFKAAFDIFVQDAEDGCISTKELGKVMRMLGQNPTPEELQEMIDEVDEDGSGTVDFDEFLVMMVRCMKDDSKGKSEEELAELFRMFDKNADGYIDLDELKMMLESTGEAITEDDIEELMKDGDKNNDGKIDYDEFLEFMKGVE; encoded by the exons ATGAACGACATCTACAAGGCAGCG GTTGAGCAGCTGACAGAAGAACAGAAAAATG AGTTCAAGGCTGCCTTTGACATCTTCGTACAAGATGCAGAGGATGGCTGCATCAGCACCAAGGAGCTGGGGAAGGTGATGAGGATGTTAGGCCAGAACCCCACACCAGAGGAGCTGCAGGAGATGATTGATGAGGTGGATGAAGACG GGAGTGGGACCGTGGACTTTGACGAGTTCTTGGTCATGATGGTAAGGTGCATGAAGGACGACAGCAAAGGGAAGTCAGAGGAAGAACTGGCAGAGCTGTTTCGCATGTTTGACAA GAACGCAGATGGTTACATTGACCTGGACGAGCTGAAAATGATGCTAGAATCTACAGGAGAGGCAATTACTGAGGACGACATTGAGGAGCTGATGAAAGACGGGGACAAGAACAACGACGGCAAAATTGACTACGATG AGTTTTTGGAGTTCATGAAAGGAGTGGAGTAA